A window of Primulina tabacum isolate GXHZ01 chromosome 4, ASM2559414v2, whole genome shotgun sequence contains these coding sequences:
- the LOC142542006 gene encoding protein ANTAGONIST OF LIKE HETEROCHROMATIN PROTEIN 1-like yields MADRNLFNDYFAENPRYNEVMFRRRFRMSRGLFLRIVDAVKNHDRFFTQRIDGLGRLGLSTNQKITAAMRMLAYCTPADAADEYIKIGESTTIQCLQRFCRDIVEVFAERYLRSPTHIDIERLLRIGEKRGFPGMLGSLDCMHWRWKNCSTAWAGQYAGRSGSPTIILEAVADYDLWIWHAFFGMPGSNNDINVLKASNLFSNLAQGIAPPANYLIGGKEYHRGYYLADGIYPKWSTLVQTIHDPRGPKKKYFAMKQESCRKDVERAFGVLQSRFAIVSSPARAWQKKDLQAIMTVCIIMHNMIIEDERDLNTPIQDAMEAPTANVEIVTDQNIRFQEFFARYKKVRDREAYFAL; encoded by the coding sequence ATGGCTGATCGTAATCTATTCAACGATTATTTTGCTGAGAATCCAAGATACAATGAAGTAATGTTTCGAAGACGTTTTCGCATGTCACGAGGCCTTTTTCTCCGTATTGTCGATGCCGTGAAGAATCATGATCGTTTTTTCACACAACGGATAGATGGTCTTGGTCGACTTGGACTTTCTACTAATCAAAAAATTACAGCTGCAATGCGGATGTTGGCCTACTGTACACCAGCGGATGCTGCAGATGAGTATATTAAAATAGGAGAATCGACCACAATTCAATGTCTTCAACGTTTTTGTCGAGACATTGTAGAGGTGTTTGCAGAGAGATACCTAAGGTCACCTACCCACATTGATATTGAGAGACTACTACGTATTGGTGAAAAACGTGGATTTCCTGGAATGTTGGGAAGCTTGGATTGTATGCATTGGAGATGGAAAAATTGCTCAACAGCATGGGCAGGACAATATGCGGGTCGTAGTGGTTCTCCGACCATTATTTTGGAAGCAGTTGCTGATTATGATCTTTGGATATGGCATGCATTTTTTGGTATGCCAGGGTCTAACAATGACATCAATGTTCTCAAAGCATCCAATCTATTTTCAAATCTTGCACAAGGTATCGCACCTCCGGCTAATTACTTAATTGGTGGAAAAGAATATCATCGAGGATATTACTTAGCTGATGGTATATATCCTAAATGGTCAACTCTTGTTCAAACTATTCATGATCCCCGCGgtcccaaaaaaaaatattttgcaatGAAACAAGAGTCGTGTAGAAAAGATGTCGAACGTGCGTTTGGAGTACTTCAATCACGATTTGCAATTGTATCATCTCCGGCACGTGCTTGGCAGAAGAAAGACTTGCAAGCTATAATGACTGTATGTATTATAATGCACAATATGATTATCGAGGATGAACGTGACTTGAATACACCAATTCAAGATGCGATGGAAGCACCAACTGCAAATGTGGAAATAGTTACGGATCAAAATATAAGATTTCAAGAATTTTTTGCTCGGTATAAAAAAGTAAGGGACAGGGAGGCTTACTTCGCACTATGA